Proteins found in one Oryza glaberrima chromosome 4, OglaRS2, whole genome shotgun sequence genomic segment:
- the LOC127770417 gene encoding zinc finger CCCH domain-containing protein 27 isoform X1, with translation MIKESSSPALDADKIEVPSPKDENNSSNSEAATDNEDFEISDDDDDDRNHKHRKREARPQSFDENTEQSPGGPLKKRHKISGGADSHGEAQKDFFPKFKRRPGAGAHSRAPRVNPSFRDSSASVAARPPMTRGRGRNGAPWAQHEPRFNTLEMIDFASQMASQGPPTHPSLFMGPALPSGGSAQNGSWGPYGFMPGMPNGMLDPIHPLGMQGPIQPAISPLIDLGMPRQRCRDFEERGFCLRGDMCPMEHGLNRIVVEDMQSLSQFNLPVAVPNTQGLGIQNEPGTAPVNTSSLGGSKGVPAKDIKSAVTNDVLKLNGTTALAVSDADVYDPDQPLWNNEHPDASAGFAHTDGVWNAESLGYEAAREQGNQVLAADSSQNSKSSVWGRIASKKLGHGKTANATSTSATGNKRNESYDEMAPSTVHVNPASAKDSNGQSNSRIFGDVGRQSNRASHKASRTLYVNGIPLESNRWEALLSHFQKFGQVIDIYIPSNSEKAFVQFSKREEAEAALKAPDAVMGNRFIKLWWANRDRIPDEVEGRIPAKSSHMSAALANSVPPQPSSSNRGKENLQSATPRASSGSSAEASGPGTGHKMLPANSVKSLPPDTKRQESLELLEELRKKQEILAQKRDEFRRQLEKLAKQKGLANSAKQAEAGGKEVASNDVHRVTDSKSMNTGTEGPRDAAGTLQNRTSGELASSSHKSSATSAQKPAVATKQTSPLLVPSQNRFKLDNRTTSFRILPPLPPEIADESVLKDHFMSFGELSSVVLEDTEAYNHDATLKPSLSCSACVTYTTRQSAEKAFIGGKSCKGHTLRFMWLTASPGSTNHSRFQKTSIPARASSFSSQTQNMPESSTPVGKMSSTVKSSTTAKPHSESMPTATSAKTSVEIPKALSSRDSDVSQ, from the exons ATGATCAAAGAATCTTCATCTCCTGCATTGGATGCTGATAAAATAGAAGTTCCTTCACCAAAGGACGAAAACAATTCCTCAAATTCTGAAGCTGCTACAGATAATGAAGACTTTGAAAttagtgatgatgatgacgatgatcgTAACCACAAGCACCGGAAGCGGGAGGCGAGACCTCAATCTTTTGATGAGAATACTGAGCAATCTCCAGGGGGTCCTCTGAAAAAAAGACACAAAATTTCTGGTGGAGCTGATTCACATGGGGAAGCACAGAAAGATTTCTTTCCGAAATTCAAGAGGCGCCCTGGAGCAGGGGCTCATAGTCGGGCACCTCGAGTTAATCCATCCTTTCGTGATTCATCAGCTTCTGTGGCTGCTCGCCCTCCTATGACACGTGGAAGAGGAAGGAATGGTGCACCCTGGGCTCAGCATGAACCAAGATTTAACACACTTGAGATGATTGACTTTGCATCACAGATGGCCTCTCAAGGACCACCAACTCATCCTAGCTTATTTATGGGTCCTGCATTGCCAAGTGGTGGTAGTGCACAAAATGGTTCTTGGGGTCCATATGGATTTATGCCTGGAATGCCTAATGGAATGCTGGATCCAATTCATCCACTTGGAATGCAAGGCCCTATTCAGCCTGCAATATCTCCTTTAATTGATCTTGGCATGCCTCGTCAACGTTGTAGAGACTTTGAGGAGCGTGGATTTTGCTTGAGAGGGGATATGTGCCCCATGGAGCACGGTCTTAATAGAATTGTTGTTGAAGACATGCAG AGCCTGTCACAGTTCAATCTTCCCGTCGCAGTTCCAAATACTCAAGGACTAGGAATCCAAAATGAACCAGGAACTGCTCCTGTCAACACATCAAGCCTTGGAGGCAGTAAAGGTGTTCCTGCAAAAGACATCAAATCTGCTGTGACAAATGATGTACTGAAGCTAAATGGAACCACTGCTTTAGCTGTTTCTGATGCTGATGTATATGATCCTGATCAGCCTCTCTGGAACAACGAACACCCTGATGCATCTGCTGGTTTTGCACATACTGATGGAGTATGGAATGCTGAATCCTTGGGCTATGAAGCAGCTCGGGAGCAGGGAAATCAGGTTCTTGCAGCTGATAGTTCACAGAACTCGAAATCTTCTGTTTGGGGGCGAATAGCATCAAAAAAACTAGGGCATGGCAAGACAGCTAATGCTACTTCAACTAGTGCCACTggaaacaaaagaaatgaaagtTATGATGAAATGGCTCCTAGCACTGTCCATGTCAATCCTGCTTCTGCTAAAGACAGTAATGGTCAATCCAATTCGAGAATATTTGGAGATGTGGGCCGGCAAAGTAACCGGGCTTCTCATAAAGCATCCCGGACACTTTATGTAAATGGTATTCCTCTAGAAAGCAATAGATGGGAGGCCCTTCTTTCGCACTTCCAGAAATTTGGGCAGGTGATAGATATCTATATTCCATCTAACAGTGAAAAAGCTTTCGTTCAATTCTCTAAAAGAGAAGAGGCTGAAGCTGCCCTTAAAGCTCCAGACGCTGTAATGGGCAACCGCTTTATAAAGCTATGGTGGGCCAATAGAGATAGGATTCCTGATGAGGTAGAGGGTAGAATCCCAGCAAAATCTTCCCATATGTCTGCTGCCCTGGCCAATTCTGTCCCACCTCAGCCATCTTCTTCCAACCGAGGCAAGGAAAATCTTCAATCTGCAACTCCAAGAGCTAGTTCTGGATCTTCTGCTGAAGCATCAGGTCCTGGTACAGGCCATAAAATGCTTCCTGCAAATAGTGTAAAATCATTACCTCCTGACACCAAAAGGCAAGAAAGTCTTGAGCTCTTGGAAGAACTTCGTAAAAAGCAGGAGATCTTAGCTCAGAAGCGTGATGAATTCCGCCGGCAGTTAGAGAAACTGGCAAAGCAA AAGGGTTTAGCAAATTCAGCCAAACAGGCAGAAGCTGGTGGAAAAGAAGTTGCTTCTAATGATGTACATAGAGTTACTGATTCGAAGTCCATGAACACCGGGACAGAAGGGCCTCGAGATGCTGCTGGTACACTGCAAAACAGAACTTCTGGAGAGCTGGCTTCATCTTCCCACAAATCATCGGCAACATCTGCACAGAAACCAGCTGTAGCTACTAAGCAGACAAGTCCTCTGTTAGTACCATCACAGAATAGGTTTAAGCTTGACAATCGGACCACGTCATTTCGAATCCTTCCACCTTTGCCACCTGAAATCGCAGAT GAATCTGTCTTGAAAGATCACTTCATGTCATTTGGGGAGCTTTCATCTGTTGTTCTGGAAGACACTGAAGCGTACAACCATGATGCTACCTTAAAACCTTCTCTGAGTTGCTCAGCTTGTGTGACATACACGACACGACAATCTGCTGAGAAAGCATTTATTGGTGGCAAATCTTGTAAAGGGCATACACTAAGATTTATGTGGTTAACAGCCTCTCCTGGTTCGACTAACCATTCTAGATTCCAGAAAACCTCAATTCCTGCCAGGGCCTCTAGTTTCTCCagtcaaactc
- the LOC127770417 gene encoding uncharacterized protein LOC127770417 isoform X3 → MMDSKGKVKKETDGLPPRKGGLKFAPKVRPKKAPKIVPKTEPAEESKDETVDKELLMKLKTSQSTDPFVRKFKTEKKEMRTQVAFGQGNSSYARSFPMQSSADGSASKLPKEYVEPWDYTHSDYPVTLPLRRPYSGDPEILNEEEFGESSATGAQDGELTTAEELGLMHRSDKAQLLFFQMPASLPLPKQPDSVAETDKGDGVDAEPTSTTSKEMHAGTRPPKVLGSKLKDLPGGFMGKILVYRSGKVKMKIGDSLFDVSPGSNCMFVQEVAAINAREKHCCTLGEISKRAIITPDIEHLLDSFDKMEA, encoded by the exons ATGATGGATAGCAAGGGCAAAGTGAAGAAGGAAACAGATGGCCTCCCTCCTCGCAAG GGAGGGCTTAAATTTGCACCCAAGGTTCGTCCTAAGAAAGCTCCAAAGATCGTCCCGAAAAC GGAGCCGGCTGAGGAAAGCAAGGATGAAACCGTAGATAAAGAGCTGTTGATGAAGCTTAAGACATCGCAG AGCACAGATCCCTTTGTGAGAAAATTTAAGACTGAGAAAAAGG AAATGCGTACTCAAGTTGCATTTGGACAGGGGAACTCGTCGTATGCAAGATCATTTCCCATGCAAAGTTCAGCGG ATGGATCAGCTTCAAAATTACCAAAAGAATATGTTGAACCATGG GACTATACCCACAGTGACTATCCTGTTACTCTCCCACTGAGGAGACCCTACTCTGGAGATCCTG AAATTCTTAATGAAGAGGAGTTTGGAGAGTCTTCTGCCACCGGAGCCCAAGATGGTGAATTAACCACAGCAGAAGAACTTGGACTAATG CATCGGTCAGACAAAGCACAGTTGCTTTTCTTCCAGATGCCTGCATCTCTTCCATTACCAAAGCAGCCAGACTCAGTCGCAGAGACAGATAAAGGCGATGGGGTGGATGCTGAACCTACAAGCACAACCTCTAAGGAGATGCATGCAGGAACAAGGCCACCAAAAGTCCTTGGCTCTAAGCTCAAAGACCTTCCAGGAGGTTTCATGGGGAAGATACTTGTATATAGGAGCGGtaaagtgaagatgaagatcgGAGATTCACTCTTTGAT GTCTCTCCGGGTTCAAATTGCATGTTTGTCCAGGAGGTTGCGGCAATTAACGCCAGAGAAAAGCACTGCTGCACCTTGGGAGAGATCAGCAAGCGCGCGATCATAACCCCGGACATCGAGCATCTACTGGATTCTTTCGACAAGATGGAAGCGTAA
- the LOC127770417 gene encoding uncharacterized protein LOC127770417 isoform X2, with protein sequence MKLKTSQSTDPFVRKFKTEKKEMRTQVAFGQGNSSYARSFPMQSSADGSASKLPKEYVEPWDYTHSDYPVTLPLRRPYSGDPEILNEEEFGESSATGAQDGELTTAEELGLMHRSDKAQLLFFQMPASLPLPKQPDSVAETDKGDGVDAEPTSTTSKEMHAGTRPPKVLGSKLKDLPGGFMGKILVYRSGKVKMKIGDSLFDVSPGSNCMFVQEVAAINAREKHCCTLGEISKRAIITPDIEHLLDSFDKMEA encoded by the exons ATGAAGCTTAAGACATCGCAG AGCACAGATCCCTTTGTGAGAAAATTTAAGACTGAGAAAAAGG AAATGCGTACTCAAGTTGCATTTGGACAGGGGAACTCGTCGTATGCAAGATCATTTCCCATGCAAAGTTCAGCGG ATGGATCAGCTTCAAAATTACCAAAAGAATATGTTGAACCATGG GACTATACCCACAGTGACTATCCTGTTACTCTCCCACTGAGGAGACCCTACTCTGGAGATCCTG AAATTCTTAATGAAGAGGAGTTTGGAGAGTCTTCTGCCACCGGAGCCCAAGATGGTGAATTAACCACAGCAGAAGAACTTGGACTAATG CATCGGTCAGACAAAGCACAGTTGCTTTTCTTCCAGATGCCTGCATCTCTTCCATTACCAAAGCAGCCAGACTCAGTCGCAGAGACAGATAAAGGCGATGGGGTGGATGCTGAACCTACAAGCACAACCTCTAAGGAGATGCATGCAGGAACAAGGCCACCAAAAGTCCTTGGCTCTAAGCTCAAAGACCTTCCAGGAGGTTTCATGGGGAAGATACTTGTATATAGGAGCGGtaaagtgaagatgaagatcgGAGATTCACTCTTTGAT GTCTCTCCGGGTTCAAATTGCATGTTTGTCCAGGAGGTTGCGGCAATTAACGCCAGAGAAAAGCACTGCTGCACCTTGGGAGAGATCAGCAAGCGCGCGATCATAACCCCGGACATCGAGCATCTACTGGATTCTTTCGACAAGATGGAAGCGTAA